A genomic segment from Saccharomyces eubayanus strain FM1318 chromosome IX, whole genome shotgun sequence encodes:
- the IST3 gene encoding U2 snRNP complex subunit IST3, whose amino-acid sequence MNKIQSINDKELQSGILSPHLSWHNEYKDNAYIYIGNLNKELTEGDILTVFSEYGVPVDITLSRDENTGESQGFAYLKYEDQRSTILAVDNLNGVKIGGRALKIDHTFYRPKRNLQKYHEAVRQELDQDIMPKDNNEKSVALTKKDRSG is encoded by the coding sequence ATGAACAAAATCCAAAGCATTAACGATAAAGAACTGCAAAGTGGGATTCTTAGCCCGCATCTTTCCTGGCATAATGAATATAAGGATAATGCCTATATATACATTGGAAATTTAAACAAAGAATTGACGGAAGGTGATATCTTAACGGTATTTTCCGAATATGGAGTACCTGTCGATATAACACTCAGTAGAGATGAGAATACAGGAGAGTCACAAGGTTTTGCGTATTTAAAATATGAAGATCAACGATCAACGATTCTGGCAGTCGACAATTTGAATGGGGTTAAAATTGGTGGTAGAGCCCTTAAGATAGATCATACTTTCTATAGGCCTAAAAGGAATTTGCAAAAGTACCATGAAGCCGTACGACAAGAACTGGATCAAGATATAATGCCCAAGgacaacaatgaaaaatctgTTGCGCTGACAAAGAAAGACCGATCAGGATAA
- the PAN1 gene encoding actin cytoskeleton-regulatory complex protein PAN1, which produces MYNPYQQQGMGYQQQQQQPTGFYPQQQQGQPANQAQGQPQPQQQMGFNQPQATGFSALQQNFGNSFADTPQQAQTGYNNNGNNGNVYGNNSFGQQPQQQQQQQQQVQPQHTGYAPNANMSAGVPMINTPGSMPPPHPAQQPQLQSMQPQGTGYYQQVNAANAQPLQSQGTGYYVSTPNLVSSNQAQQPLQAQGTGYFQSQPQQAPPPPPRAQPLQPLKPQQTGFYVQPQNQTPLEPLKPTATGFVNSFANNGLNNDIKIPAMRLSFITAQDQAKFETLFRSIVTNGSNTVNGANCRKILMRSGLPPSQLAKIWTLCDTSRAGELLFPEFALAMHLINDVLQGDSIPYELDSKTKNEVSSFIDAINLSIANQDFVAKDAPKTPFDEFITAGVQNLQPQPTGFMPQTSFGIPLQSQMTGGAPMLNPQSTGMMAPTTFNMSMNTGAPGLTTQITGGAPIPMQPTITGNALQPQVTGMMPQTSFGVNLGPQLTGGALQSQYTGGYGSVMPQQPNNATMPSLSFNQQGIQSQATGLQPQPTGFLPPSNFNATMPLTAQKTGFGNNEIYTQSNFGSNLIDNSSQEKISSEEKSLFYKIFETFDTQNRGLLDSPTAVEIFRKSGLNRADLELIWNLCDINNTGQLNKQEFALGMHLVYGKLSGKPIPSRLPASLIPSSTKLLDNLKNQLKTEPGTAKERPSFGKTDALSYKNNDEDDVLPNYRNRRKVYSAKNEEQSSSSLTDKVEKHISTSQSNDFSEDKLVKKQPVKPKYAGYSRDINLKSIAALEYEIKNSKSLKTSYDSSIPSDLTNRFDTIIAKLPNLFNEISTIDNEITNAKIQLYRKKNPSSIVGSGPNGEITENDRKKAKSRALLRARMSALTGKSTGPDDSISIEDDQQSTEINKIQQENGKNQEIIRDIRSSISDISASLKSTMTGSEMTSNQDFEKWEFGIGLEDSVRELLDDLKSNSDKQVGESSPFVPSPAPTPVDDRSSSPSYSQFKTSEERAAHLKEQAKKRMKEKLAKFDKNRRSTTQRSRSTVHESSQGHPQQIASVSDSVQASKTPFKEEENIESTQPTQPAQPAQPSHFSQPAQFSQPAQFSQPAQPAQPAQPAQPAQPAQPAQPAQPARNVKQESDDDDEDEEERRLHEELKRLKLKKKTEKEKRLAALRKQIEDAQNESDEEKESSKSNPSGPSNIPQVAQVSSQEQQPGNGSTTGNAAGSSAVNITTTGLSSTPKGHNPYFKDTSASSTSTFDAQAAEMQRRIQRGLDEDEDDGWSDDDINGAAKANIGQASALPSNQTQSASVAPTPPMPTAAPILATPPIPQTSSIPSAAPIAQVLSAPPTRPLEANGYNETGSSIPVAPILPGAVQEPPIPLAPPLPSVNEPQGPSIPLAPPLPNGVQKLNASTPALAGSVLPPPPSLPAQQISRSEPTIDINNRDDLGGNMGAYGPDSDDDVLSIPESVGSDDEEKDAPPIPTASIPPIPASGIPPPPPLP; this is translated from the coding sequence ATGTATAACCCGTACCAGCAACAGGGCATGGGCTaccagcagcagcagcagcaaccgACGGGGTTCTACCCGCAACAGCAGCAAGGCCAACCCGCAAATCAAGCCCAGGGCCAGCCCCAACCACAGCAGCAAATGGGGTTTAACCAACCTCAGGCCACTGGATTTAGTGCCTTGCAGCAAAACTTTGGCAACTCCTTCGCTGATACGCCACAGCAGGCACAAACTGGTTACAACAATAACGGTAATAACGGCAATGTGTATGGCAACAACAGTTTTGGCCAACAGCctcaacagcaacaacagcaacaacagcaagtGCAACCGCAACACACGGGATACGCTCCCAATGCAAACATGAGTGCTGGTGTGCCTATGATCAACACTCCGGGCTCAATGCCGCCACCTCATCCGGCCCAACAACCTCAGTTACAATCCATGCAGCCTCAAGGTACAGGCTACTATCAGCAAGTCAATGCGGCAAATGCGCAACCTTTACAATCTCAAGGAACAGGTTACTATGTGTCTACACCGAATTTGGTTTCTTCTAACCAGGCTCAGCAACCTCTTCAAGCTCAGGGTACTGGTTACTTCCAATCCCAGCCCCAACAAGCCCCCCCTCCTCCTCCGCGAGCTCAGCCTTTGCAACCTTTGAAGCCACAGCAAACTGGGTTTTACGTTCAGCCTCAAAATCAAACTCCCTTAGAGCCATTGAAGCCCACTGCAACTGGGTTTGTTAACTCATTTGCCAATAATGGTTTAAACAATGACATCAAGATCCCTGCTATGAGGTTGTCCTTTATCACTGCACAGGATCAGGCCAAGTTCGAGACTTTGTTCAGATCAATTGTCACCAACGGTTCCAATACTGTTAATGGCGCTAACTgcagaaaaattttgatgagATCCGGTTTACCACCATCCCAACTGGCAAAAATATGGACTCTCTGTGATACATCAAGAGCGGGTGAATTATTGTTCCCTGAATTTGCATTGGCCATGCATTTGATCAACGATGTCCTGCAAGGTGATTCTATTCCTTATGAACTAGACTCCAAGACAAAGAACGAGGTTTCAAGTTTCATTGACGCCATCAATCTAAGTATTGCAAACCAAGATTTTGTGGCCAAAGATGCTCCAAAAACTCCTTTTGACGAATTCATTACCGCAGGCGTGCAGAATTTGCAACCCCAACCAACAGGTTTCATGCCTCAAACTAGTTTTGGCATTCCCTTACAATCTCAAATGACTGGTGGTGCCCCCATGTTGAATCCTCAATCTACTGGAATGATGGCACCCACTACGTTCAATATGTCAATGAACACCGGCGCCCCAGGATTGACCACTCAAATAACGGGTGGAGCGCCCATCCCTATGCAGCCTACCATTACTGGTAACGCTTTACAACCTCAAGTCACTGGCATGATGCCACAAACTTCGTTTGGTGTTAACTTAGGACCACAGCTAACTGGTGGCGCCTTGCAATCTCAATATACTGGAGGATATGGTTCTGTAATGCCTCAACAGCCCAATAATGCAACTATGCCCAGCTTATCTTTTAACCAACAAGGAATTCAGTCTCAGGCAACAGGGTTACAACCTCAACCAACTGGCTTCCTGCCACCATCCAATTTCAACGCTACCATGCCACTAACCGCTCAAAAAACAGGGTTTGGGAATAATGAAATTTATACACAATCAAATTTCGGTAGTAATTTAATCGATAACTCAAGCCAAGAGAAAATTTCgagtgaagaaaaatctttattctataaaatttttgaaacgtTTGATACCCAAAACAGAGGTCTATTGGATTCTCCCACCGCTGTGgaaatttttagaaaatCTGGTTTAAACCGCGCTGATTTGGAATTGATCTGGAACCTATGTGATATAAACAACACTGGCCAATTGAACAAACAAGAATTTGCACTAGGTATGCATTTGGTTTATGGTAAATTAAGCGGAAAACCCATCCCTAGTAGATTACCTGCAAGTTTGATCCCTTCAAGCACAAAACTTTTGGATAATCTCAAAAACCAATTAAAGACTGAACCAGGCACTGCAAAAGAAAGGCCTTCATTCGGGAAAACTGATGCCTTGAGTTACAAgaataatgatgaagatgatgtttTGCCAAACTACAGAAATCGTAGAAAGGTTTACTCTGCaaagaatgaagaacagtcctcttcttctttgactgATAAAGTAGAGAAGCACATTAGTACTTCTCAAAGTAATGATTTTTCAGAAGACAAACTAGTCAAAAAGCAGCCAGTTAAACCAAAGTATGCTGGGTACTCAAGAGATATTAACTTGAAGAGTATTGCCGCACTGGAAtatgaaatcaaaaatagtAAGAGTCTAAAAACCTCTTATGATAGTTCTATTCCATCTGATTTGACAAACCGTTTTGACACCATTATTGCTAAACTTCCAAACTTattcaatgaaatttcCACAATTGACAACGAAATTACTAATGCGAAAATCCAGTTGTATAGGAAAAAGAATCCATCGTCAATAGTTGGATCCGGTCCGAATGGTGAGATAACCGAAAACGACAGGAAGAAAGCTAAGAGTAGAGCTTTGTTGAGAGCAAGAATGTCTGCTTTAACCGGTAAATCTACAGGACCCGATGATTCAATTTCCATTGAAGATGATCAACAAAGCACtgaaatcaataaaattcAGCAAGAAAATGGTAAGAACCAAGAAATTATCAGGGACATAAGATCATCGATTTCGGATATTTCAGCCTCTTTAAAATCCACAATGACAGGATCAGAAATGACTTCCAATcaagactttgaaaagtGGGAATTCGGTATTGGATTAGAAGATAGTGTCCGTGAATTATTGGATGACCTAAAGTCAAATTCCGATAAACAAGTGGGAGAATCGTCTCCATTCGTACCTTCACCAGCGCCAACACCTGTGGACGATCGTTCTTCGTCACCTTCTTATTCGCAATTCAAGACTTCTGAAGAAAGAGCAGCGCatttgaaagaacaagcaaaaaagagaatgaaggaaaaattAGCCAAGTTCGATAAGAACAGAAGGAGTACAACTCAGCGTTCTAGGTCTACTGTACATGAAAGTTCTCAAGGGCATCCACAACAGATTGCAAGTGTTTCCGATTCAGTTCAAGCTAGTAAAACTccattcaaagaagaagagaatatAGAATCCACTCAACCAACTCAACCTGCTCAACCTGCTCAACCCTCTCACTTTTCTCAGCCTGCTCAATTTTCTCAACCTGCTCAATTTTCTCAACCTGCTCAGCCTGCTCAACCTGCTCAGCCTGCTCAACCTGCTCAGCCTGCTCAGCCTGCTCAGCCTGCTCAGCCTGCTCGTAATGTAAAGCAAGAAtcagatgatgacgatgaagatgaagaagagagacGTTTACACGAAGAACTGAAACGATTAAAGcttaagaaaaaaactgagaaagagaaaagacTAGCAGCTTTACGTAAGCAAATTGAGGATGCTCAGAATGAAAgcgatgaagaaaaggaaagttCGAAATCCAACCCTAGTGGCCCTTCAAATATTCCGCAAGTCGCACAAGTTTCATCACAAGAACAGCAGCCAGGTAATGGTTCTACCACGGGCAATGCTGCCGGTTCCTCTGCGGTCAATATAACTACTACGGGTTTGTCTTCTACGCCTAAGGGACATAATCCATACTTTAAGGATACCTCAGCTAGCTCTACATCTACCTTCGATGCTCAGGCTGCAGAAAtgcaaagaagaattcaaagagggttggatgaggatgaggatgacGGATGGTCTGATGATGACATTAACGGAGCCGCGAAGGCTAACATCGGACAAGCAAGCGCTCTTCCATCCAACCAAACACAATCTGCTTCTGTTGCACCTACTCCACCAATGCCAACAGCCGCTCCTATTTTAGCTACTCCACCAATTCCACAAACTTCCTCTATTCCATCTGCTGCTCCTATCGCACAAGTACTTTCTGCTCCCCCAACCAGGCCACTTGAAGCAAATGGCTATAATGAAACTGGCAGCTCCATTCCGGTAGCTCCTATCTTACCTGGTGCTGTTCAAGAGCCACCTATCCCATTGGCCCCTCCCTTACCCAGTGTCAATGAACCCCAAGGACCATCAATTCCATTAGCTCCGCCATTACCTAATGGTGTACAAAAATTGAACGCATCTACCCCGGCACTGGCCGGAAGTGTTTTACCTCCTCCTCCTTCCTTGCCAGCCCAACAAATTTCCCGTTCTGAACCTACTATCGATATTAATAATAGAGATGACCTTGGAGGGAATATGGGTGCATATGGTCCCGATTCcgatgatgatgttttATCAATCCCTGAATCGGTCGGCTCAGACgacgaagaaaaggatgCCCCACCAATTCCAACTGCAAGCATTCCACCAATTCCAGCCTCAGGTATCCCACCACCTCCACCTTTACCGTGA
- the EGH1 gene encoding hydrolase, which yields MPAKIHISVNGEFCDKEGNVIQLRGVNLDPSIKIPAKPFLSTHTPIVDDKYFEDADKVSFINHPLVLEDVEEHIIRLKSLGYNTIRLPFTWESLEHAGPGQYDYDYMDYIVEVLTRINSVEQGMYVYLDPHQDVWSRFSGGSGAPLWTLHCAGFQPANFQATEAAILHNYYIDPKTGREIGKDEESYPKMVWPTNYFKLACQTMFTLFFGGKQFAPKCIINGENIQDYLQGKFNDAIMTLYARIKDKAPELFDNNCIIGLESVNEPNCGYMGEANLDVIPKERNLKLGRTPTAFQSFILGEGIKCTVDQYKRTFFGFTKGKPCTVNPGGKKAWLSAQERGTIDAKYNWERNPEWEPETCIWKLHGVWENHRSRGPVLLKPNYFGQANETVFINNHFVEYYTKMYNKFRAIDKESFVFLQPPVMKLPPNLQNSTLLDDRTVCACHFYDGMTLMYKTWNKRIGIDTYGLVNKKYSNPAFAVVLGENNIRKCIRKQLAEMKKDAKSMLGERVPVFFTEIGIPFDMDDKKAYTTNDYSSQIGALDALGFALEGSNLSYTLWCYCSTNSHEWGDNWNNEDFSIWSPDDKLLYRENRSKTPTRAPSPTSTTDSISTSKSKLNSSSQPPSFIKLESNLDLDSPSCSLETDLSGYRALDAIMRPFPIKIHGTFEFAEFNLHNRTYILKIVGKTGMTTATTHIFLPRHHFALNRLSIRSSSGQYTYNADYQVLEWFHEPGHQYIEICLKSKSRSSTPVSDDSNDLPADCIIS from the coding sequence ATGCCTGCCAAAATACATATTTCAGTCAACGGTGAGTTTTGCGATAAAGAAGGTAACGTGATCCAATTGCGAGGAGTCAATTTGGATCCGTCGATTAAGATTCCCGCCAAACCGTTTTTGTCGACCCATACTCCCATCGTGGACGACAAATATTTCGAAGATGCTGATAAAGTCAGTTTCATCAATCATCCCTTAGTTTTAGAAGATGTGGAAGAACACATTATCAGATTGAAGTCTTTGGGGTATAATACCATCCGTTTGCCCTTTACTTGGGAATCGCTCGAGCACGCAGGTCCAGGACAGTACGATTATGACTATATGGACTATATCGTGGAGGTACTAACCAGAATAAACAGCGTCGAACAAGGAATGTACGTTTACTTGGATCCTCATCAGGACGTTTGGTCTAGGTTCAGCGGTGGATCTGGTGCGCCACTATGGACGCTTCACTGCGCAGGTTTCCAGCCTGCAAACTTTCAGGCTACTGAAGCAGCAATATTACATAACTACTACATCGACCCAAAAACAGGCAGAGAAATCGGCAAAGACGAAGAGTCATACCCTAAAATGGTTTGGCCCACCAACTATTTCAAATTGGCGTGTCAAACAATGTTCACGTTATTCTTTGGTGGGAAGCAGTTTGCTCCCAAGTGCATAATCAATGGAGAAAATATACAAGACTATTTGCAAGGGAAGTTCAATGATGCCATCATGACGCTGTATGCGAGAATAAAAGATAAAGCTCCTGAGTTATTTGACAACAACTGCATAATCGGATTAGAGTCTGTAAACGAACCGAACTGCGGTTACATGGGGGAAGCAAATCTTGATGTAATTCCGAAAGAGAGAAACTTGAAGTTAGGGAGAACCCCCACGGCATTTCAAAGTTTCATTCTGGGTGAAGGCATTAAGTGCACTGTGGACCAATATAAAAGAACATTTTTCGGGTTCACTAAGGGAAAACCGTGCACTGTCAACCCTGGCGGCAAGAAGGCTTGGTTGAGTGCGCAGGAAAGAGGTACAATAGATGCGAAATACAACTGGGAAAGAAATCCTGAATGGGAGCCCGAAACGTGCATTTGGAAACTGCATGGCGTCTGGGAAAATCATCGAAGTAGGGGCCCCGTCTTACTCAAACCAAATTATTTTGGTCAAGCCAATGAAACGGTTTTCATTAATAACCATTTCGTTGAGTATTATACCAAGATGTATAACAAGTTCAGGGCCATTGATAAAGAATCATTCGTTTTTCTGCAACCACCAGTAATGAAACTGCCACCTAATTTGCAAAATTCTACTCTCTTGGACGATAGGACAGTATGTGCATGCCATTTTTATGACGGGATGACACTAATGTATAAAACGTGGAATAAAAGAATCGGCATAGACACATATGGTCTGgtgaataaaaaatattcaaaccCTGCCTTTGCTGTGGTTCTTGGTGAAAATAACATACGGAAATGTATTAGAAAACAATTAGCAgagatgaaaaaagacGCTAAATCTATGCTTGGTGAAAGGGTGCCTGTCTTTTTCACTGAAATTGGTATACCATTTGACATGGATGACAAGAAGGCATACACTACTAATGATTATTCTTCCCAAATTGGTGCTCTGGATGCTCTTGGGTTTGCGTTGGAAGGAAGCAATCTTTCGTACACATTGTGGTGTTATTGCAGTACCAATTCGCATGAATGGGGGGACAATTGGAACAATGAAGATTTCTCCATTTGGTCCCCAGACGACAAACTGCTGTACCGTGAAAATCGATCAAAGACACCAACACGGGCACCATCTCCAACGTCCACAACGGATTCCATATCTACCTCCAAATCAAAACTAAATTCCTCCTCACAACCGCCAAGTTTTATAAAGCTTGAAAGTAACTTGGACTTGGATAGCCCATCATGCAGTCTAGAGACAGACTTGTCAGGGTACAGGGCTCTTGACGCAATTATGAGACCATTCCCGATAAAGATACACGGGACGTTTGAATTTGCTGAGTTTAATTTACATAACAGAACatacattttgaaaatagtcGGTAAAACGGGAATGACGACGGCCACTACACACATATTCTTACCTCGTCATCATTTTGCACTTAACCGTTTATCAATACGCTCGTCATCAGGCCAATACACTTACAATGCAGACTACCAAGTTCTTGAATGGTTTCATGAACCTGGTCATCAGTACATTGAAATATGTTTAAAATCCAAATCTAGGAGCAGTACCCCAGTTAGCGATGATTCAAACGACTTGCCGGCGGATTGCATTATTAGCTAA
- the PRI1 gene encoding DNA primase subunit PRI1 yields MVESVKANGPSSSDMEYYYKSLYPFKHIFNWLNHSPKPSRDMINREFAMAFRSGAYKRYNSFNSVQEFKAQIEKGNPDRFEIGAIYNKPPRERDTLLKSELRPLEKELVFDIDMDDYDAFRTCCSGAQVCFKCWKFISLAMKIMNTALTEDFGYKNFIWIFSGRRGAHCWVSDKRARALTDIQRRNVLDYVNVVRDRNTDKRLALKRPYHPHLARSLDQLKPFFVSIMLEEQNPWQDDQHAIQTLLPALYDKQLIESLRKYWLENPGRSSKEKWNDIDQVATSLFKGPKQDSHIARLRECKEDLVLMTLYPKLDVEVTKQTIHLLKAPFCIHPATGNVCVPIDESFTPEKAPKLIALQTEMEKNNDVSLTSLQPFIDQFHTYVNSLLKSELGSVKRERDDDEDNESASLDF; encoded by the coding sequence ATGGTCGAGTCAGTGAAGGCAAATGGGCCAAGTTCCTCGGACATGGAGTACTATTACAAGTCTCTCTACCCGTTCAAGcatattttcaattggtTGAACCATTCGCCTAAACCTTCTAGGGATATGATCAATAGGGAGTTCGCCATGGCTTTCAGATCAGGTGCTTACAAGAGATACAACTCCTTCAATTCTGTGCAAGAGTTCAAAGCGCAGATTGAAAAGGGCAACCCAGACAGATTCGAAATAGGTGCCATATACAATAAACCGCCAAGGGAACGTGATACCCTTCTGAAAAGCGAATTGAGGCCCCTGGAGAAGGAGTTGGTGTTCGATATTGATATGGACGATTACGATGCTTTCAGGACATGCTGTTCCGGGGCCCAAGTTTGCTTTAAGTGTTGGAAATTTATATCTTTGGcaatgaaaataatgaataCGGCTCTGACGGAAGATTTTGGCTACAAGAACTTTATTTGGATCTTTTCGGGTAGACGTGGTGCCCATTGTTGGGTAAGTGACAAACGTGCTCGGGCCCTAACGGATATACAGAGAAGAAATGTCTTGGATTACGTTAACGTCGTCAGAGATAGAAATACTGATAAGAGGCTAGCTTTGAAGAGACCTTACCACCCTCACCTCGCTCGTTCGTTGGACCAGTTGAAACCCTTCTTTGTCAGCATCATGCTCGAAGAGCAAAACCCTTGGCAAGATGACCAGCATGCCATCCAAACTTTATTGCCTGCATTATATGATAAACAACTGATCGAATCATTAAGAAAGTATTGGTTGGAGAACCCTGGGAGGtcaagcaaagaaaaatggaatGATATAGATCAGGTGGCCACGTCTCTTTTTAAAGGACCCAAGCAAGACTCTCATATAGCAAGGTTGCGTGAGTGTAAGGAAGATCTTGTATTAATGACCTTATACCCTAAACTGGATGTGGAAGTCACAAAGCAAACAATACATTTACTGAAGGCACCCTTCTGTATTCATCCTGCTACAGGGAACGTCTGTGTGCCCATTGATGAATCGTTTACTCCAGAAAAGGCGCCGAAATTGATTGCTTTACAAActgaaatggaaaaaaataatgacgTTTCACTAACCTCTTTGCAACCTTTTATCGATCAATTTCACACGTACGtgaattctcttttgaaaagtgaaCTGGGTTCAGTTAAAAGAGAACgtgacgatgatgaagataatgaatCGGCTTCCTTAGATTTCTGA
- the MSL1 gene encoding U2 snRNP complex subunit MSL1, which translates to MTEPARKKQKTDRDPHRIATERVAEPKNTLYVSQLNEKINTQRLRMNLFLLFSTFGEVLKVSINFKKQRGQAFITLRTIDQASLAQISLNDELFFGKPLRVEFSKSETKTL; encoded by the coding sequence ATGACTGAAccagcaagaaaaaagcagaaGACTGATCGCGATCCTCACCGTATTGCGACCGAACGTGTAGCGGAACCCAAGAACACGCTATATGTGAGCCAGCTGAATGAAAAGATCAACACACAACGGCTGCGAATGAACCTGTTCCTGCTGTTTTCCACATTTGGAGAAGTGTTAAAAGTAAGCATAAACTTCAAGAAACAGCGAGGCCAGGCCTTTATTACATTGAGGACCATCGACCAGGCCAGTTTGGCTCAGATTTCATTGAACGACGAGTTGTTCTTTGGTAAACCTTTAAGAGTGGAATTCAGCAAGAGTGAAACAAAGACGCTATAA
- the DSN1 gene encoding MIND complex subunit DSN1 codes for MSLEPTQTISGTSPMLHQRTHKHVYPLRMETIPISEPDSKAKMQSNGPSEEDEEEGQYFEGKQSVSNLSPDLKFKRHKNKHTQGFPTLGERLDNLQDIKKAKRVENFNSSAPLGEENHGNGNGDVNASAMPAPYMPYYYYYHPMNAPAPGMMAYPGSPMHSMMPNSSLQPFYSQPSAAGGPDMTTPQNLSSSQQLLPAPQLFPYGSFHQQQQPQYIQRTRERKRSIGTQRGRRLSMLASQGNGGSTIISPHKDVPEEDFYTVVGNASFFGKNLQIRQLFNWCLIRSLHKLEAKAKGTEEEAEPEHLTKKPKPEPVKDKTSYVDPKRMAMVILKEFVDDLKKDHIAIDWEDEEKDEDEEKALDDTENYDDTELRQLFQENDDDDDDEDLDYSEIQSSRRKLNERRKAVLNEPRKLLPNGKNVENTKNLNLLVGKVHAIKNEVKEWATTLDTSRPDLEWQELTSLSSQPHEPALDKEDSQLTFADIEAKLGTKVDELRYQSHILNSHSLALSEITTSKLKKLNVETMNKISNETDDEHSQAINSQQLLKGLSLSFGRKLDI; via the coding sequence ATGAGTCTGGAACCCACGCAGACGATTTCTGGCACGTCGCCGATGTTGCACCAAAGAACGCACAAACACGTTTACCCATTGCGGATGGAAACTATCCCGATTTCAGAACCAGATTCCAAGGCCAAAATGCAAAGCAACGGGCCTTCCGAAGAGGACGAAGAAGAGGGCCAGTATTTTGAAGGCAAGCAATCCGTGTCGAATCTGAGTCCCGATCTGAAGTTCAAAAGACACAAGAATAAACATACTCAGGGGTTTCCTACTCTGGGTGAAAGATTAGATAACCTGCAAGATATCAAGAAGGCGAAAAGGGTGGAgaatttcaattcttcCGCACCATTGGGGGAAGAGAACCATGGGAATGGGAATGGGGACGTTAACGCAAGTGCGATGCCCGCTCCATATATGccttattattattactaccACCCCATGAATGCTCCTGCGCCAGGAATGATGGCATATCCTGGGTCGCCAATGCATTCTATGATGCCTAATTCTTCACTACAGCCTTTTTATTCACAACCGAGTGCCGCCGGCGGTCCCGATATGACCACTCCCCAGAACTTGTCTTCATCGCAACAATTGCTGCCTGCACCACAGCTGTTTCCCTATGGATCGTtccatcaacaacaacagccaCAATACATTCAACGgacaagagaaagaaaaagatcaatTGGCACTCAAAGAGGTAGAAGGTTATCGATGTTGGCCTCCCAAGGTAATGGCGGGAGCACTATTATATCTCCACATAAGGACGTTCCTGAAGAAGACTTCTACACCGTGGTGGGGAATGCGTCCTTCTTTGGTAAAAATTTACAAATACGACAGCTTTTCAATTGGTGTTTAATCAGATCGCTTCATAAACTGGAAGCGAAGGCCAAAGGCACAGAAGAGGAAGCAGAACCGGAGCATCTAACCAAAAAACCCAAGCCCGAACCAGTTAAGGACAAAACAAGTTACGTGGATCCCAAACGTATGGCCATGGTCATACTAAAGGAGTTTGTCgatgacttgaaaaaagatcaCATTGCCATAGATTGggaagacgaagaaaaagatgaagatgaagaaaaagcgTTAGATGATACTGAAAACTACGATGACACTGAACTACGACAGCTGTTTCAAGAaaacgacgacgacgacgacgacgaagatCTGGACTATTCAGAGATACAAAGTTCTAGGCGTAAACTTAATGAAAGGAGAAAAGCAGTACTGAATGAACCAAGGAAACTACTACCTAATGGCAAGAACGTGgaaaataccaaaaatttgaatctATTGGTCGGCAAGGTGCACGCCATAAAAAACGAAGTCAAAGAATGGGCTACTACACTAGACACCTCGAGACCGGATCTTGAATGGCAAGAATTAACTTCACTATCATCACAACCGCATGAACCAGCTTTGGACAAGGAGGACTCACAACTCACGTTTGCAGATATTGAGGCAAAGTTAGGCACAAAAGTCGATGAATTAAGGTACCAGTCACACATATTGAACTCACATTCATTAGCCTTAAGCGAAATAACGACCTCcaagctgaaaaaattgaacgTGGAAACTATGAACAAAATTTCTAACGAAACGGACGATGAACATTCGCAAGCTATTAACTCTCAACAATTACTGAAGGGGTTAAGTCTAtcatttggaagaaaactggatatataa